The genomic region CCTGGCCCCTCGTCGTGGCCCAGGTCGCCCAGAACGCGCTGTTTACCACCGACGTCATCATGATGGGCTGGCTCGGTCCGCAATATCTTGCGGCCAGCACGCTCGCCACCTCCTTCTTCACGCCCTTCCTGCTGCTGGGCGGCGGCATCGTGTCCGCCGTGGCGCCTCTCGCCGCTCAGGCCATCGGCGGGCGCAAGATCAAGAATGTCCGCCGCACCGTGCGCCAGGGCTTCTGGGCGGCCATCGTCATCGCACTGGTCCTCTTGCCGCTCATCTGGCAGATCGAGCCCATCCTGCTCGCCACCGGCCAGGAGCCCGATCTGGCCCGCATGGCCGCCGAATACATGCACATCGCCGTTTTCGTGCTGTTCCCGGGGCTGGGCCTGTTCGCCATCCGCTCGTTTCTCTCGGCGCTGTCGGTCACCCGCGTCATCCTCTACGTCACCGTGGCCGGCGTCGCGCTGAACGCGCTGATCAACTACGCCCTGATTTTCGGCAATTTCGGCTTCCCGCGTCTCGAACTCCGCGGCGCTGCCGTCGCGACGGTGATCACCAACCTCGCCATGTTCGCCATGCTGCTCGCCTATGCGATCACCCATCGCCGCTACCGCCGCTTCAACATCCTGGTCCGCTTCTGGAAGCCCGATTGGCCGCGCTTTGCCGAAATTTTCAGGATCGGCACGCCCATCGGCCTGACGCTGATGGCCGAGGTCGGCATGTTCGCCGTCGCCGCCATTCTGATGGGCTGGCACGGCACCGATGCGCTCGCCGCCCACGCGGTGGCTCTCCAATGCGCTTCCTTTGCCTTCATGGTGCCGCTGGGCCTGGCTCAGGCCTCCACGGTCCGCGTCGGCCTCGCCTTCGGCGCCGGCAGCGATCGCGGCATCGCGCTGGCGGGCTGGACTTCGCTCGCCATCGGCGTGGGCTTCATGGCCGTCACCTGCATCCTGTTCCTCACGGTGCCGCAGGTGTTCACCCGCCTCTTCCTCAACCCCGCCGATCCCGCCAACGCCGCCGCGCTCGCCATGGCCACCACCTTCTTGGGGATTGCCGGCCTGTTCCAGATCGTCGATGGCGCACAGGTCGTCGCCGTCAACGTCCTGCGCGGGCTGAGCGACACCAAGGTGCCCATGTTCATCGCGCTGTTCGGCTATTGGGGCATCGGCATGCCCACCGCCTGGTTCCTGGGCGCGCCCGAGCGTCTGGCCGGCATCGGCATCTGGATCGGCCTCGCGGTAGGCTTGGCCTTCTGCGCCGTGGTCCTCACCGCCCGCTTCGCCATGCGCGACCGCCTCGGCCTCCTCGACCGCCGCCGCATCATCGGCACGGCCTAAACCACCACCGCCTGCTCCACCATCTCCTGGGCTCCGAACACCCGCAGATAGCGTTCGATCTCCCTGGGGTCGCCCACCGCCTTGGCCGGATTGTCCGAGAGCTTGACCGCCGGCCGGCCGTTAGCGCTCGAAACCTTGATCACCAGCGAGATCGGCGTGAGCTGATCGTTGCGCACCGGCGCCACGCCGGAAAAATCATTGGTGAGGTTGGTCCCCCAGCCAAAGCTCATCCGCACGCGCCCTTCGAAATGCTTGTAAGCCTTCTCGATGGTTTCCGCGTCCAGCCCGTCCGAAAAGATCAAAAGCTTCTCGCGCGGATCGCGCCCGCGCTCGCGCCAGAATTGAATGATCTTTTCCCCGCCTTCGATGGCGGGCGCCGAATCGGGTCTGAACCCGGTCCAGTCCGCCACCCAATCCGGCGCATTTTCCAGAAACGACGCCGTCCCGAACGCATCGGGCAGAACGATCAGCAGGTTGCCGCCGTAATAGCTCTGCCAATCCTCGAGCACCGCATAGGGCGACATCCTGAGCGCCTCGTCCCCCTCGGCCAGCGCGGCGGCCACCATGGGAAGCTCATGCGCATTGGTTCCCAGCGCCTCGAGGTCCGTATCCATGGCCAAAAGCACGTTGGACGTGCCGGTCAGCGCATCCCCCAGCCCTTCCTTGAGCGCTTCCACGCACCAGCGCTGCCACAAAAAACTGTGCCGCCGTCGCGTCCCGAAATCGGAGATTTTCAGGTTGGGCAATTGCTTTAACCGCTCCACCTTCTCCCATGTCCGCGCCTTGGCCCGCGCATAGAGCACGTCGAGCGCGAACCGCCCCATGCCCTTCATCGCCGCCCGCGACCGCAATTCGTTGATGATCGCCAGCGCCGGGATTTCCCACATCGTGGTCTCGACCCATTTGCCGGGAAAATGCAGCTCGAACTGCCCGTCGCGCTTGGTGAGTTCATATTCGGGAAGCTGGAAGTTCTCCAGCCAGGCCAGGAACTGCGGCGAAAAGATCTGCTTGGTGCCGTAGAAGGTGTTACCGGCCAGCCAGATCATCTCCTTCTTGGTGAACCGCACCGTCCGCGCATGGTCGAGCTGCTCGCGCAACTCGTCGATATCGATCTCTTCGGCCAGCTTGACCGATTTCGAGCGGTTGGTCAGCGAAAACGTCGCGTCCACGTCCCGGTACAGCCCCCAGATCATTTGCAGCATCAGGAGCTTGTAGAAGTCCGTATCGAGCAGCGACCGGACGATCGGGTCGAGCTTGAACGTATGGTTGAAAACGCGCCGGGCGATATCTGTCTTGGACGTGCTCAAGCCAGCACCACTCCGGCGTCTTCCATTTTCCCGGTCATCGCCGCCATCGATCCGGCCAGATCGATCCCCCTGCATGCATCCATGATTACCCGCGCCTCAAAACCCTGCCGCCGCGCATCGAGCGCCGAATAGGCGACGCAGAAATCGGTCGCCAGTCCCACAAAGGTCAGATCGTCCAGCCCGCGCTCCCGCAGATAGCCCGTCAGCCCCGTCGGCGTCTGGTGATCATTCTCGAAAAACGCCGAATAGGAATCGATCGCCTTCCTGAACCCCTTGCGGATCACCAGCTCGGCCCGCGTCCAGTAAAGCTCGGGATGGAAATCGGCCCCCGGGCTGCCCTGCACGCAATGGTCGGGCCACAGCCGCTGCGGCCCATAGGGCATTTCGATGTCCTCGAACGGCGCCTTGCCGGCGTGCTGAGAGGCAAAGCTCGAATGATCGGCCGGGTGCCAATCCTGGGTGAGGATCACATGATCGAATTCCCCCATCAGCCGGTTGATCACCGGCACCACTTCGTCACCCCCGTCCACGGCCAACGCCCCGCCGGGACAGAAGTCGTTCTGCACGTCGATGACAATGAGCGCTTTTCCAGCCATGGCGGCCTCCTGATCTCAGAGGGCCGCATAGTGCAAGCCAGACCGCTCCCGTCAACTCCCCGCGCGCATTCCATGCTCTTTCGCCAGCATGTCCATGATGCTGCCCGCGGCTTGGGACTCCACCCCCGCCGCCATCAGCACTTCCATGGCAAAGCTGGCCGGAGCCGGCGCCGGCGCGGTGATGATCGGTCCGTCACGCAGCGCCTGGGGCTGATCCACATAAAGCGCCGCGCCGCCATAGCCGGATGCCGCATCGAGATAGTCCGCTCCGTTCGAGGTGTGCCGCGCCCGGTCGAGAAGGCCCGCCCGTGCCAAGGCCAGCGTTCCTCCGCAAATCCCCGCGACCACGCAGCCATTCTCATGCGCCTGGCGCAGCCGGGCTGAAAGGTCCGGCGGAGTGCCGCCCTCGAATGTCGGGCCGCCACAGACCACCACGACGCCCTGCTCTGGCGCCTCGAAGCGTTCCAGGGCCTCTGTCACGATCCCGCCCACCGATGTCACGGTGCCGCCCTCGGCGCTGGCAAAACCGATATCGGCATTGAAAAACGCCCTGCCCACCCCCGCCAGCACGGCGATTTCCCAATCCGAATAGCCTTGCGTGAGAATGATGGTTATCGGGTTCATTTGGGGACGTCCTTTCTGCAATCGTTCGATTGGGCCACCCTATAGAGCCGCACTGACACTCCATGTCAGCATCGCACCCGCTTGACGCTTGCGCGGCTATGGAGTTCCTTGCCGCTCATGACCGAACTGCGCCAATCCGAACTTCGCGTCGCCGCCGAACTCGCCCGCCATGGGCTACCCGGCCGCGTTACAGTGCTCGATCAGCTTGCCACCACCGCCCAGATGGCCGCCGAGGCCCTTGGCGTCGAGGTGGGCCGGATCGTCAAATCCCTGCTCTTTGTCGGCGAGGAAACGGGCGAGCCCATCATGGTTCTGGTTTCGGGCGCCAACCGCGTGCACGAAAAGCGCACTGGCCGCCACATCGGGCAAAAGCTCGGCCGCGCCGATGCCGATCTGGTGCGCGAAGCCACCGGCTTCGCCATTGGCGGGGTCTCGCCTTTCGGCCATCTGCGTCCGATACCGCTCTACATGGATGAAGATCTCTTCGCCTTCGAAACGGTGTGGGCCGCTGCCGGGAACGCACGCTCGGTCTTCGAAATTACCCCTTCCGATCTCGCTCGCGCGACGGGCGCCGTCCGCATTTCAGTCACCTGATCCTTTCGGAGCTATTGAATGGTCTATCTCACCCTGATTGCCGGCCTCGCCCTCCTTGTGGCCGGCGGCGAAGGCTTCGTGCGCGGCTCGGTCGCCATCGCCGAGCGCCTGGGAATGTCCTCCCTGCTGATCGGGCTGACTCTCGTGGGCTTCGGCACCTCGCTTCCCGAACTCGTGACCTCCGTTCAGGCCGCTCTCGACGGCGCCCCAGGCATCGCCGTGGGCAATGTGGTGGGCTCCAATATCGCCAACATCCTCCTCATCCTGGGCATCACCGCGCTCATCTACCCTGTCCTGGTGGACAAGGGCGTGCTGCGCCGCGATGGCCTCGTGCTGGTCGTCTCGGCCCTGGCTGCCCTGGCCATCGTTCTTATCGGGGCTCTGGGCCGGATCGCCGGCGTCGTGCTCGTCGCGATGCTCATCGCCTATGTGGTCTATAGCTATTTCGCCGACCAGAAGGCCCAGGCCAGTCCCGGCTTGGAGGCCGAAGTCGAGGCCACCGGCGGCACCCAGCCCATGCCCGTCTCGATCCTCTTCGTCATCGCCGGCCTTGGCCTCACCATCTTCGGCGCCCGCCTTCTGGTGTCGAGCGCCGTCGAAATCGCCACCGCCTTCGGCGTTTCCGAAACCATCATCGGGCTGACTGTCGTCGCCGTCGGCACCTCGCTCCCCGAACTGGTAACCTCGGTCATCGCCGCCGTCCGCCGCCACACCGATCTGGCGCTTGGCAACATCCTGGGCTCGAACATCTTCAACATCTTCTTCATTCTCGGCACGACCGCGCTGATCCAGCCCATCCCCGTGCCGCCCGAGATCGTCCGCCTCGACATCTGGGTCATGCTCGGAGCCACCGCCCTGCTCCTCGTCTTCGCCTATAGCGGCCGCCAGATCGTCCGCTGGGAAGGCGCCGCCTTCCTCGTGGCGTACCTCGCCTATGTCGGCTGGCTGGCCGTAGGCGCATAACCGTCTACGCCGCGCATCCGGGTCGCCACTCCGCCCCCCACCTTGTCATCCCGGCCTCGAGCCGGGATCCAGTACACTCAGCGTTCCAGGCTCGACCCGACGGCCCAAGCACCACCGCCTCTCTGAAAGCCCACCCTCTCCCTTCGTCGTCTTCGGGCTTGACCCGGAGAGTGAGCACCGTCCCTCTTGGGCAAATCGCTCCAGAGGAGCGATTTGAGGTGCGAACGCCCGAAGCGTAAGCGAAGGGCCGCAGCCACACGCACACCGGCTGCGTTGGCAGACTTCCTCAGTAAGGGCGTGTCTCCCACCACTCAAAGATCACCCCGCAAACGGATCGACGAACCGCCAGTCCCCGAACCGGTTCCGGAACCACGTCGATTGCCGCTTGGCGTATTGCCGCGTCGCCGTCACCGCCTTCTCGACCGCCTCTTCCCGCGTCATCTCCCCCGCCAGCATGGCCGAAATCTCGCCGACCCCGATCGCCTTCATCGCCGGCAATGACGGATCGAGTCCCAGCGCCAGCAGCGCCTCGACTTCATCGACCGCCCCGGCCTCCATCATCGCCTCGAACCGCTCCCCGATCCGCCGCCGCAGCACTCCCCGCTCCGGCATCAAGACGATCTTTTCGAGCGCATACCCCTCGAGCAGCCCCGGCCCGTTCGTTTCCTGAAACGCACTCAACGGCTTCCCCGTCGCCATCTCCACCGAGAGCGCCCGCACCACCCGCTGCGGATCGGCCACCCTGAGCCGCCGCGCCGTCTCGGGATCCTTTTCGGTCAGCAGCGCCATACGTCCGGCTTCGTCCAGCCCTTGAATCAGTTTCTCAGCTTCGGCGACAAATTCGGGAGCAACAGCGGGAACGTCGGCGAATCCCTTTATGAGCGCATCGAAGTAAAGCCCTGTGCCGCCAACGAAAATCAGCTCCTGATTCTCTTTCTCAGCCGCTTGAATCTGTTGTTGAGCATCGCCCAGCCACGCCCCGGTGGAATAGCGCACCGATGGGGCGATATGCCCGAACATCTCGTGCCGCGCCGCCGCCAATTCTTCGGCATTGGGCCGCGCCGTCAGCCGGTCGAGCACACCATAGACCTGCATGGAATCGGTATTGACGATCCGCGCGCCGCTCGCCCTTGCCTTCTCGATGGCCAGCGCCGTCTTGCCGCTCGCGGTCGGACCCGCTATCAACACCGCGCGTTTTCCGTCAGTCCCAGCCATGGCTTAGCCCGATGTCCGTCCTCGTTCTGATCGCCAACC from Pelagibacterium sp. 26DY04 harbors:
- a CDS encoding calcium/sodium antiporter, producing the protein MVYLTLIAGLALLVAGGEGFVRGSVAIAERLGMSSLLIGLTLVGFGTSLPELVTSVQAALDGAPGIAVGNVVGSNIANILLILGITALIYPVLVDKGVLRRDGLVLVVSALAALAIVLIGALGRIAGVVLVAMLIAYVVYSYFADQKAQASPGLEAEVEATGGTQPMPVSILFVIAGLGLTIFGARLLVSSAVEIATAFGVSETIIGLTVVAVGTSLPELVTSVIAAVRRHTDLALGNILGSNIFNIFFILGTTALIQPIPVPPEIVRLDIWVMLGATALLLVFAYSGRQIVRWEGAAFLVAYLAYVGWLAVGA
- the pncB gene encoding nicotinate phosphoribosyltransferase; the encoded protein is MSTSKTDIARRVFNHTFKLDPIVRSLLDTDFYKLLMLQMIWGLYRDVDATFSLTNRSKSVKLAEEIDIDELREQLDHARTVRFTKKEMIWLAGNTFYGTKQIFSPQFLAWLENFQLPEYELTKRDGQFELHFPGKWVETTMWEIPALAIINELRSRAAMKGMGRFALDVLYARAKARTWEKVERLKQLPNLKISDFGTRRRHSFLWQRWCVEALKEGLGDALTGTSNVLLAMDTDLEALGTNAHELPMVAAALAEGDEALRMSPYAVLEDWQSYYGGNLLIVLPDAFGTASFLENAPDWVADWTGFRPDSAPAIEGGEKIIQFWRERGRDPREKLLIFSDGLDAETIEKAYKHFEGRVRMSFGWGTNLTNDFSGVAPVRNDQLTPISLVIKVSSANGRPAVKLSDNPAKAVGDPREIERYLRVFGAQEMVEQAVVV
- the miaA gene encoding tRNA (adenosine(37)-N6)-dimethylallyltransferase MiaA — encoded protein: MAGTDGKRAVLIAGPTASGKTALAIEKARASGARIVNTDSMQVYGVLDRLTARPNAEELAAARHEMFGHIAPSVRYSTGAWLGDAQQQIQAAEKENQELIFVGGTGLYFDALIKGFADVPAVAPEFVAEAEKLIQGLDEAGRMALLTEKDPETARRLRVADPQRVVRALSVEMATGKPLSAFQETNGPGLLEGYALEKIVLMPERGVLRRRIGERFEAMMEAGAVDEVEALLALGLDPSLPAMKAIGVGEISAMLAGEMTREEAVEKAVTATRQYAKRQSTWFRNRFGDWRFVDPFAG
- a CDS encoding YbaK/EbsC family protein, which translates into the protein MTELRQSELRVAAELARHGLPGRVTVLDQLATTAQMAAEALGVEVGRIVKSLLFVGEETGEPIMVLVSGANRVHEKRTGRHIGQKLGRADADLVREATGFAIGGVSPFGHLRPIPLYMDEDLFAFETVWAAAGNARSVFEITPSDLARATGAVRISVT
- a CDS encoding DJ-1/PfpI family protein, with protein sequence MNPITIILTQGYSDWEIAVLAGVGRAFFNADIGFASAEGGTVTSVGGIVTEALERFEAPEQGVVVVCGGPTFEGGTPPDLSARLRQAHENGCVVAGICGGTLALARAGLLDRARHTSNGADYLDAASGYGGAALYVDQPQALRDGPIITAPAPAPASFAMEVLMAAGVESQAAGSIMDMLAKEHGMRAGS
- the pncA gene encoding bifunctional nicotinamidase/pyrazinamidase, yielding MAGKALIVIDVQNDFCPGGALAVDGGDEVVPVINRLMGEFDHVILTQDWHPADHSSFASQHAGKAPFEDIEMPYGPQRLWPDHCVQGSPGADFHPELYWTRAELVIRKGFRKAIDSYSAFFENDHQTPTGLTGYLRERGLDDLTFVGLATDFCVAYSALDARRQGFEARVIMDACRGIDLAGSMAAMTGKMEDAGVVLA
- a CDS encoding MATE family efflux transporter, with product MSTIDTTRGGSAWIAELRATFMLAWPLVVAQVAQNALFTTDVIMMGWLGPQYLAASTLATSFFTPFLLLGGGIVSAVAPLAAQAIGGRKIKNVRRTVRQGFWAAIVIALVLLPLIWQIEPILLATGQEPDLARMAAEYMHIAVFVLFPGLGLFAIRSFLSALSVTRVILYVTVAGVALNALINYALIFGNFGFPRLELRGAAVATVITNLAMFAMLLAYAITHRRYRRFNILVRFWKPDWPRFAEIFRIGTPIGLTLMAEVGMFAVAAILMGWHGTDALAAHAVALQCASFAFMVPLGLAQASTVRVGLAFGAGSDRGIALAGWTSLAIGVGFMAVTCILFLTVPQVFTRLFLNPADPANAAALAMATTFLGIAGLFQIVDGAQVVAVNVLRGLSDTKVPMFIALFGYWGIGMPTAWFLGAPERLAGIGIWIGLAVGLAFCAVVLTARFAMRDRLGLLDRRRIIGTA